In Parabacteroides timonensis, the genomic stretch AAAACCGATCGAACGGTTGGTTTGTTTTGTGATCAAATCGAAGCCGGAAGACGAAGAATATCGCCTGCATTATATCACCGGCGGCCTTCTGTCGACAGCCGAGTTATCTATCCTGCAAGCCAGTAAGGAGATTTCACTTTTTGCAGAACGGACCACCCGCATGTTCAACATGGTGAAAGAGGCATACTATGAAAAAGACGAAGACGCTTTCATGAAAACGTACAACCGGATCGAAAAGTACGAGAACATCAGCGACCATATGGAGATAGAGATAGCCAATTACCTCACCCTGGTAGCAGAAGGCCGTCTGAGCTCGGAAAGTAAGGAAGAGATCCGTATCATGCTCCGCGCCGTATCGGAAATTGAAAGTATCGCCGACTCGTGTAACAACCTGGCACGTACCATCAAACACCGGAACGAAGGGAAGTCGATCTTCACCGACAAACAGAATCACAATATAGACAAAATATTCGAATTGGTGACTCAGGCTTTGTACCAGATGAACCTGATATTGAAGAAACCGGAATTGGTACACGATGATATCAATCCATCTTACAATATCGAAAACGAAATAAACAATTATCGTAACCTGCTTAAACAACATAATGTGGAAGATATCAATAATAAAGCATACCAGTATCAGGACGGTGTGTATTACATGGATATCGTTAGTGAAGCTGAAAAGCTGGGTGATTATGTACTAAATGTTGTCCAGGCAGTTATCGAAAAGAAAATATAATTATGCATACATATATTTTAATCGGATATTTATCCACTTAAACTTAGATAGATGGACTATTCTTTTTTTGATTTTCTTACGCTTGTAGGAGCATTAGGTATGTTCCTATACGGAATGAAAGTGATGAGTGAAGGTTTACAGAAAGTCGCGGGAGACAAGCTGCGAGGCATTCTCTCTGTAATGACAACTAACCGTTTCACAGGTGTTCTGACCGGAATTCTGATCACAGCACTCATTCAGTCATCAAGTGCCACCACCGTGATGGTTGTAAGTTTTGTTAACGCAGGACTTCTTACATTGACCCAGTCAATCAGTGTTATCATGGGAGCCAATGTCGGAACGACAGTTACGGCATGGATTATTTCACTCTTTGGTTTTAAAGTTGATATCAGCGTCTTTTCCCTGCCGCTTATCGGTATATGTATCCCGCTGATATTCTCCGGCAAAAGCAAGCGAAAGTCATGGGGTGAGTTTTTAATGGGTTTTGCTTTCCTCTTCATGGGACTTTCTTATCTGAAATCGTCCGTCCCCGACCTGCAAAGCAATCCTGAAATTCTCTCTTTTCTACAAGATTACACCTCTTTGGGATATCCTTCCCTTCTTATATTCCTTCTTTTAGGGACTATCCTTACAGTCATCGTACAGTCTTCCAGTGCGACCGTTGCCATCACATTGATCATGTGTACACAGGGATGGATACCTTTCGAAATGGCAGCAGCCATGGTATTGGGAGAAAACATCGGAACAACTATCACTGCAAACATTGCAGCTATCTCGGCCAACGTGTCGGCCCGCCGCGCAGCAATTGCCCACCTGATGTTTAACGTATTCGGAGTTTGCTGGGTTATGGCTCTGTTCTATCCGTTCACCAATATGATTTCCTGGATCGTAACAAACTACGGCCCCGGTGATCCGAACGAAATGACCCAGTTCCTCAGTACGCTCGATCCTAAAACGATCTCGCTGATCACATCCAGCGCACAGATTACAGACCCGCACCTGCTTGCATTACAAAAACAATTAATGACTTTACAGGTATCTGTTTCTTACGGTCTTTCCCTCTTCCATACCGTATTCAACATTGCCAATGTTTGTATCATGATCTGGTTCGTGAAATTCTACGTATATGTTTGTTCCGCCCTTATCAAGCCGAAGAATGTCAGCGACGAAGAAGAGTTCCAGCTGAAATACATTCCGTCGGGTATGCTTTCAACGTCCGAGTTGTCATTGATGCAAGCTAAAAAGGAAATTGCCGTATTCGGAGAACGTACGCAACGCATGTTCGGCATGGTCAAGGACCTGTTCTATGAAAAGAACGAGGATAACTTCCTGAAAATATACAGCCGTATCGAGAAATACGAGAACATCAGCGACCGCATGGAAATCGAGATCGCCAATTACCTGACATTCGTTGCTGAAGGCCGCCTGAGCTCGGAAGGTAAAGAAGAGATCCGCATCATGCTCCGTACCGTTACGGAAATAGAAAGTATTGCCGACTCTTGTAACAACCTGGCACGTGGTATCAGACGCCGCAACGAAGGCAAATCTGAGTTCACCGACGAACAGAACCACAACATCGACCAGATGTTCGCCCTGTTGGAAAAGGCGTTGACCCGAATGAATGAAATCCTTCACATGCCGGAAGTCGTACACGACGATATCAACCAGTCTTACAACATTGAAAACGAAATCAACAATTATCGTAATCAGTTGAAGATCCATAATATGGAAGATGTCAACAACAAGAAGTATCAGTATCAGGACGGTGTATACTATATGGACCTTGTCGGCGAATCGGAAAAGTTGGGTGATTACATTCTAAATGTTGTTCAAGCAGTTATCGAAAAGAAAATATAATCGTATATTTGTTGGCATAACGAACATTAAAGTCCTGATCTTGCATAAGATCGGGGCTTTTTCAATATAGAAAAAAGATGAATCACAAACATTATTTCTGTTTCCTCCTGGGATGTTTATCAATAGTTATGGCCTCCTGCTCGACAGACGATC encodes the following:
- a CDS encoding Na/Pi cotransporter family protein, giving the protein MDYSFFDFLTLVGALGMFLYGMKVMSEGLQKVAGDKLRGILSVMTTNRFTGVLTGILITALIQSSSATTVMVVSFVNAGLLTLTQSISVIMGANVGTTVTAWIISLFGFKVDISVFSLPLIGICIPLIFSGKSKRKSWGEFLMGFAFLFMGLSYLKSSVPDLQSNPEILSFLQDYTSLGYPSLLIFLLLGTILTVIVQSSSATVAITLIMCTQGWIPFEMAAAMVLGENIGTTITANIAAISANVSARRAAIAHLMFNVFGVCWVMALFYPFTNMISWIVTNYGPGDPNEMTQFLSTLDPKTISLITSSAQITDPHLLALQKQLMTLQVSVSYGLSLFHTVFNIANVCIMIWFVKFYVYVCSALIKPKNVSDEEEFQLKYIPSGMLSTSELSLMQAKKEIAVFGERTQRMFGMVKDLFYEKNEDNFLKIYSRIEKYENISDRMEIEIANYLTFVAEGRLSSEGKEEIRIMLRTVTEIESIADSCNNLARGIRRRNEGKSEFTDEQNHNIDQMFALLEKALTRMNEILHMPEVVHDDINQSYNIENEINNYRNQLKIHNMEDVNNKKYQYQDGVYYMDLVGESEKLGDYILNVVQAVIEKKI